The Croceibacterium sp. TMG7-5b_MA50 genome segment TCACCGGCTCGACGACCGGACCGGTCAGCCGGGCGTCCTTCGCCGCGGGCGGCGTGTCCTGGCTGTGCTCGTCTTCGGACAGCCCCTTGCGGAAGCTTTTCACGCCCTTGCCGAAATCGCCCATGGTTTCGGAGATCTTGCCCCGGCCGAAAAGGACCAGGATCACCAGCGCGACCACGATCCAGTGCATCAAGGAAAAATTGCCCACTTG includes the following:
- a CDS encoding twin-arginine translocase TatA/TatE family subunit, with the protein product MGNFSLMHWIVVALVILVLFGRGKISETMGDFGKGVKSFRKGLSEDEHSQDTPPAAKDARLTGPVVEPVKDQQNTRV